The following coding sequences lie in one Miscanthus floridulus cultivar M001 chromosome 9, ASM1932011v1, whole genome shotgun sequence genomic window:
- the LOC136479571 gene encoding uncharacterized protein, with the protein MTDHFSFDFTSTVLLGSTTSDLRFAVTNVYGPSDHSFTDLFLVELVTVAGSISDLWILIGDFKLTRARSDKNTLTFNSNLATRFNHTIDALQVIELPLLYWLFTWTNKRATPTLARLDRAFINIAFSDAFPGTTLTSGNRPTSDHTTLLASIQTNIPKPKSFRLERSWLLDPSYLPSVTPAWQSIPRLGDKAQVLVAQVKVKAGLFLQVNVACGINVHNACTCFSANEQPTGSSGALLQKAKHCRLRNPHYRWF; encoded by the exons ATGACTGACCACTTCTCCTTTGACTTCACCTCTACTGTGCTCCTCGGTTCCACCACCTCCGACCTCCGGTTTGCGGTGACCAATGTTTATGGTCCTTCAGACCACAGCTTCACCGATCTTTTCCTTGTGGAGCTCGTTACTGTCGCCGGATCCATTTCGGATCTGTGGATTCTGATTGGTGATTTCAAGCTCACTCGGGCTCGCTCTGACAAGAACACGCTGACGTTCAATTCTAACCTCGCCACTAGATTCAACCACACCATTGATGCGCTTCAGGTTATCGAGCTCCCCCTTCTGTACTGGCTGTTTACTTGGACCAACAAACGGGCTACTCCTACTCTTGCTAGATTGGATCGAGCTTTCATTAACATTGCCTTCAGTGACGCCTTCCCTGGCACCACACTCACCTCTGGCAACCGCCCCACCTCTGACCACACTACTCTTCTTGCTTCCATCCAAACCAACATCCCAAAGCCAAAATCCTTTCGACTTGAAAGATCTTGGCTCCTCGATCCCTCCTACCTCCCATCGGTTACCCCGGCTTGGCAGTCCATCCCCCGTCTCGGGGATAAGGCACAGGTTCTGGTTGCTCAGGTCAAGGTG AAAGCAGGACTCTTTCTCCAGGTGAACGTTGCTTGCGGGATCAATGTGCACAACGCCTGCACCTGTTTCTCCGCCAACGAGCAGCCTACTGGAAGCAGCGGGGCACTACTACAGAAAGCTAAACACTGCCGGCTCCGGAACCCCCATTACCGATGGTTTTGA
- the LOC136479573 gene encoding uncharacterized protein yields the protein MEEAPNKRNALASLTEDVVLEILRRLPARSLFYCKCVYRSWNSLISDNRKVLPQTMAGFFYDRENYMRNFTSFIGERPELSFLPFPWDNVDVLDCCNGLVLCLCIEAAGAGSRHVV from the coding sequence atggaggaggcccctaacaagaggaacgcactggctAGCCTCACAGAAGATGTTGTTCTCGAGATCCTCCGTCGCCTCCCCGCCCGCTCCTTGTTCTACTGcaaatgtgtctatcgctcctgGAACAGTCTCATCTCCGACAATCGTAAGGTGCTACCCCAGACTATGGCCGGCTTCTTCTATGATAGAGAGAACTACATGCGAAACTTCACCAGCTTCATCGGTGAACGCCCCgagttgtccttcttgcccttcccctgGGACAATGTAGATGTCTTAGATTGCTGCAATGGCCTCGTCCTATGCTTGTGCATTGAGGCTGCTGGTGCTGGATCCCGCCATGTCGTCTGA